GCTAAGTGGGTCAACTTCATATCACTCAATATTTCCCAAAATTGAATCTGATCTTCCACTTTGACAGCTGGTATGCCAAACAAGTTTAGTCCTTGCAGATGGTGACAATAACTGGCAATAGTTCGTAGACTTTGTAATCTTCTCAAGCAAACTTCATTTTGAGATAAGTCAAGTCGCTGAAGATTGGGAAATGTAATACCAATTTGTCTTAATTGGTCAGACGACAGATTACAAACTGGAAGATTAAGTTCAATTATATAATTAAGATTGGTAGTATTGCTTAAGAGATCTCTACTAAACTGTGACCATATAAGCTCCTGACCAAACTTTTGCTTATAAACTATTGCTCTGTATACGGCATTACCGTTATTAACACAACCAGTCAACATTACCAAATCATCTAATCCTTGTACATGTAGTCCACAATCCATTAATGGAAGATGAGCAGTCCGACCCAACTCCAATTGAAGTACCGGTAGCAACACTGGAAAGAGATTCATGGGTATTTTGTGATTAACGTACCACTTGAAGTAACCGGTGCAGCCATCTGGAGAATTAGACTTGGCTTTGTACCAGAAATTTAACAGGGTTTCTTCCCAAAGCTCGAAGGTTCTTGTTGCCATAAACAGGCTAACATTCTGAGGTACAAATCCTAATGACATCCAATAATCTAAAAAGAAACTGAATGATTGACAGAATTCATTATCATAATACCTTTCTCCATCATGTTTAAGCCACACTCTAATTATTAGTTCCATTAGGTTCATGCCAACAACCTCATCAAGTAACCGCTTGATTTCATGATCAGTATCCCACTGAATATCCAGTCTTTGTAGATGTTTCATATACAGCAAAATATTTCCTAGTTGCTCAGGGTTTAGATTATTTGTTGATAGCTTAAGTTGGATCACGTTCTTACAATGTTTTGACATACCCACTAGTTTTGATGGTGTTACGTGATGTGGAAAGGATAAACGCTTCACGTGTTGCCCACAAATCTTCAACACGTAATTCACACAACTTTCATCATCACTACTGTAATATGGCCACACAAACTCCCTCCACAGTGACGGTGTTTCACTTAAAACATTTCTTAGCCTTCGCGAGACATACAGTAATTTCACCCTGTCACGTACTGATATTAAAAACGATACTATATAAACCAATAACTCAGTAGGAAGGTTTAACATTATGTAGGTGTTCTTTATTTAAAATCGATCCCTTGtgtagtctcatgcccagaccccacccactgcattgaacacagtgggtggggtctgggcacgagactccCATTGTGCGGCTCAGTTGCGCTATTAGCGCTGGCCCTTAAGTagtgagatatactctaatagagtagtcaactgCATAACCTTGATTAGAGAGCGTACTTAACGcatgtaaggccactccaagtcataccttagtttctggtcactcccaagccaacaaatggatgcgggcgggcggatgatcaggacttcaggactatagactctactgtgacaatatactgtatggtattattatttgttcaATTTAGCacattcatgttgattttatacttaaccaacaacataagtagttgtgcttcggcaaaaaatgcactaggaaagttgttgatggatcatggctagctatacactgatgtatagcatttaagtatatatttatttatttatttagaatatactataggaaatgttttgctcatgtagctacttatgctttccaagtgaaataaatgtctcattagctatgtcaggaaagtattactatgacttatagctaagttgttcaaatgataatgatacacaatgaaatttaacttctattttcacatcagaaattcttcattcaaatgtaaagtcttagcccactagctatgtgtttccagccttctattcagtaaccttgagaaaagtaactgtcaaagatttgagtcattgagtgctccagactactgttttttagtgatcatccgaatgtttaaactataagggtttctacttgccaatctaattttagttatggaaaagtttaagtttaagctcaccgaatgttgccggcttccatacccctgtagtgttcagtgataaggaattagactaatcattagaggactacatttgaattataaagttaaagctatggcccatctgcatggactagtagttaatgctactgaaattactttggttacagaagcattagtaacagttataatctgaacagctatataatcaaggacaaaactagctatagttagaaacattttattagtgtggcatatatacctaatatatacctaatattagagttaagagtagtgtgactgctctattggaatccctgaatgctctattagagtatatcgatcttttgcagtaaaaaataagtgtcttgctgggtcacgtgcacttaagcacctgtaatattaataatagtcctcataaactagggtttcaggtttaccatgcgggcgggtgaccagaaactaaggtttgacttggtgtggcctaacgTTGATAGCAAAATGTCCTGTTGCCAGCTAGCTAAAGCTAACTAGCTACCGTGAAGCTCAGGCCTTGCATTggcattcagctacaattattaCACAATTAGGTATACAAAAGAAAAATGATTTTGTGATTATTCATTGCCACGTGAAAGAACAGGAGTATATGAATAGAACATGTAACTATAATATTGTTTTTTAAGATCTTTATTCTATCTTTTGCCATAAAGACGTCACTGCAATAAAATTTGGAGGTTTAGAGTAGCTACTTGCATTGGCTTTAGGAAAAGCAGTATCTAGCTAGATGTTATGATACAGcaaatatataaaattaatacattTCAATACAATACCGTTTTCTCATACTGCTTGCATCATGGGTGGACATTAACTACAGCAACTGATTAGCATGTGCACAATGTGAGCTACAAAAATGCACTAGCTGTTCTGATTTAATAGAGCCTTTTCATCTCCATTTCTGATAATCATAGTTATAAACAGCCAATTGCCAAACCtgtggtgggtgggtgggtgggcttaattgTTTGCATATTCAAAGGCACATTAACCGATAAAGTGGTTAGAAATGCCACATAAGATGCTTGATACTGATGTTCACTGATTTTGGAAGGCATGTTAACCTGTAAAGCGGTTTGAAATATCACCTTAAGACGCTTGATACTGATGTTCACTGATTTTGGTTATCAAGGGCATGAAAAGGCAACAATGTCTCATACTCAATCAGTATCTTAATTCCAAGCAAATTCATGAAATCGTATCATCATAgtgttattagagtaaatatCATTACCACCTCTTATTGAATCTGGTAGAGATAATAATAGAAAGGAGAGTGACGTGGTTGTTTACTATCTCTGACTCTGGAGGAGCTTCTATCCAATATTTAGGAGGGGGGCATGCCATAGCCTCTACAGTTTCAGAGTTTACACATGTTGAGATGGCATTTTAGTTCATTCTCACTGCATTGTTATACTGATAATTTAAAACATACAGTTATAAAAAAAAGCAACTGTTCTTCAGTGAaacctgtacatgtgtttggGATGGACCAAAAGTGCCCTGATTATTATAagttttccaggtcagtttacatgctaagggataatTTGGGACTATTACCAAATCTTCAGATTATACAGGTGTCCCCCATTCCCTGCATGTTACAGTCTCATCTCTATAAGACATTTGCATGGGATCTTTCATGTGTTTCTGTGTATTGACAAACCCTCACAATAACATGAAATGTCATCAAATTAGGAGAGTTCCTTACTAACACAGTAACACCTTCACTGGTCACTGACAACATACTACATGTTCCAGTCCTCCATGAGCTGATATTGTACTGTACTCATAGAGTTGTTGGGAAAATCTGTAACATCTGAGCTAATTGATAATTGTTGTAAACTGCAGTAAGGGAATGACTGCACTTATCTGCATGACTACAATATACACTCATGCAATTTAAACTCCTTACACCCAGCCaataattatatgtgaccgggcctgtgaaaacagggcatctgggcacaaactacactccgtCACTCtgcaggtcatatctcagtactagaacagaatatttgtattctgtaacttgcatcataatgtCAATTAAGTGCTTACTAagggctgaaaattgcattaccatagcataatggtacaaaaagttatagAAAGTATGGTACAAAAAGCTATAGAAAGAGAAAGTCCTTCTATAATATTAAGTCAAGCATATATCTCTATGAATAGCATGAGCCATGCAATAACAAGTATTGGGGATTACATGAATGGGATATCAGAAAGTAACACATTTCACTGTACATTCATAATAGCTACACAGTATACAATTGATCATAGCATCAATTTCAATTGTCTGTATAGTGAAGCACTGCAATAATGTAGTGAATAAAGGTAATTGGATGTATGGAAACAGTGAAGCCTGTTTTAATGACTGTTGCACCTTAGATAAATTTAATATAATCTCtggctatatatatagcttttATAATAATTTTCTACTACTGTAACAGTGCAATGTTCAGGATAAAATGTTCCATTTTATATACAACtacaattttgaaatttgagacACGTCAGGACTACAATATCTGGGATAAGGGTGCCCCTAGACCTGCTCATGCATTCAGAGATTTTATGCTCAATCATGTAAATGCACACAATATTCACATTTAAGTTTTTACTATGTAACTTGACATTCAGCAATTGTACAATTAGCTAGGAAAGAATCAGTCCATTACTTTCCTTTCTGTATACTATACAAAGAATATGTATACCTATGCCTGTAAAAGTGATTCCTTTAACTAGATTATATTGTGCAAGTTACTGTGAACTAAATACCTTTTTAATAAGAAAAGTTGATGATGAATTCCTGTGTACTTTAAAGCCATGTAATAGTAACTTAATTTACTTGCAGCTGTGTTTAAGGCTAAAGTAATTAATGCTTatatgcagtggcgtagctaagggTGGGCCTGGGTGGGCATGTGCCCACCAAAATTTCTCTAGTAGAGTGGCGCCCGCTTGCTTTTGTTACTACGAGCAAGAGACAAATAGTGCATACCTTGGTAGCGCGATATTTTCGTTGTAAATCAGCAGTTGATATTAATATAAGTTCAATAATTACATCACATGATCCGTGTAATGTCAGtgttttctatttaatgcacatcatcacgtgatccaaaaTTTAGGCGCGGAAGAGAGGAAGGAGAGATCCAGTCTATTTTTCACATCTGAAATATTGAATTGTGAGCAACAGCACAGATGTTCTTTTGTTGGCGTGATGAAGTGACCTAAAGTGATCGATAGACAAAAATGGTGTAAAGTCGGTTGGAGGCAAATAATTGCAATTGGTGGTTGAATTAAGCCATACGATTATCTCAAGAGTCAGGCTGGAGTATAAAGATTTGTATGCAAGTACAGATGAGTTAAAGGAGACCAGACAAGGAGGTGTAATAAGTTAGTTTCAATTTCCagcttctatatcattcatgcagtagcattatagactagtgaaataagctgcaggaacagcagtGTAGCGTATTATTAGCTAGTTAGATACATTTATGCaattttgaaacagtttttagACCAAATGTATGCAGAgtccactaaggatggactCGCATTTTATACTAGTTAGTTGCATGGGATGAAAAgtgtgggtgagtgtgcccacccatccgTGGAGGCCTGACTACACCACTacttatatgtacatgtagctatgcatagtttatttttcaataacaaaacatttacatgcataataattattggtaGCTAGTAATTTTTCTTGGAAAAGTGGATTTTCAAGAATTATAAATCTGTTCTCAGATCTGCTTTTGTAAGTTGTCACTAGTTAGGTAGTAgcactagctatatatagataaggccacaccaagtcaaaccttagtttctggtcacccgcccgcatggaaaactggaaccccagtttatgaggactattattaatattacaggcgcttaagtgTATGTGACCAAagacagtgatttttaaacactgcaaaagatcgagatactctaatagagcagtcacactacccttaactttaatactagaatagacagatactactatTTGACtttttgacttgtccttgattagctatatagctattagtaatgcttctgttgccagtaagtaacttcagtatgtatgtagcattgatcactatcctaatgatcagatataccacagcttaaactttcctaacaattcagatgtggtcctctaatgattaatctagtaactcttctagtggatctaaacttggacttctttatcactgatcactgatatactgactagaaatccggtaacatttggtgagctcaaacttcaacttttccatgattaaataattgcaagtatggtcctaaattaacaagtgcatggcatcccttagttaaaacattaacttagctttcccacatgatcactgaaaaacactagcctggagcactcaacaactcaactcaaaactttgacagctactttactgaaggtttactgtatagaaggctggaaacacatgcatatataattgactaagacttcacatttgaaagagtttctgatgtgttaatatagttttggattattattagctagctaataaataataatttcctgacatagctaatgaaacatttcatttgtaaagcaaaagtagctacatgagcagacctttccttagtgttagctacacattgttgtgctcagcagtgtagctagccatcaacaatgcactttgcagaagcataattaactacttatgctataagaatgttggttaagcttggttgtaaactcaatatgaaatgggtaaattgagcaaaattaataacattacagtattactggtgtatatgtaagagtctatgatagtcctgaagtcctgatcatccgcccgcccgcccgcatccttttgttggctagggagtgaccagaaactaaggtatgacttggagtggcctaactgcCATTCAACTTTCAACAAGGCACATTTATATAGCATTTTAACAGTTATTAACATGTGGAACATAATAAACATACAGGAAGACTGTAGAGTTTACAAGTCATATTACAACTgtgtcacgtgagatcacgtgatccaccCAATAATAAACTGGCTGCTGTGGCTGGCACTACTTCTGGATGTCTTTCATGGCTGAAATAGGTAAGTTAGCTGTTCTAGAGTATCTGGCTATAAATCtgtagttgtatgtgacccagtctgacaaaaccgggcttatcgcctatttaaaagtatcgagaaattcCGGTtttcgccaatggttgaagctatgtgtaccaaattttcacacgttttacaccaattccttaccttccagagcatccactgtacaagtagccaacaactaagtttcccgccattttagatagttttaaaccgaggttgactgtatcacgcgagctgcaaattgggtgagaggtgggggccctggaaggcggacaagatggtgttcaaaaattgaaaaggaaggccaagagatgaattaggccaagttttgagccattgaagtcccaaaactggctaaaatgaaaggaaatttactgtagaggtacttattcaacaccatagagctgtacagccacatacagtcattcccaggctgaccagagctagggtccgcaacgcgaaaaatcgatatcctccaatcaactacctaactattgtcatgtgttaggctaagtgtaacttaaataacaccaacgtggcagccaagtttgtcactttcttctggtagaaaacgatacaaatgtcttaaaatcatgtaatttttcgttgcagcggcTCGTAGGGTTCTTCATGTCTTGGGGGGTTGCCCGGTTGCGTTATCTCAGGAAAGGTACACTTATCGACATGATTTAGTCATTCAGTCTTTGGTCGACAGTTTCATCAGGGTTTACATTGACTTGCCCTATATCCGGGTTTATACTGACCTTCCTAACTTGCGAGCCAGTGAGTCACCCCCATCTACACTTCCACCTAATGTGATTGTGACCCCCTTCAGACCAGACATTGTTATCCATAATACCGTCACTTCTAGTATACTTTtatttgaactgacatgtccattggACAGTGCCCACCATCTTGAGCAGGCTAGATCCCACAAACAAAATAAGGCTGAATACCACCAAATTCTATCAGAGCTAGATCGGTTAAATGTTACCAACTTTTATGAGACTCTTGAGATCAGCGTTTTAGGTCACTTCCAGCAAttttcagtcactaacacttacaatgtactacattttattgataaggacatcaatatcacaaggtcactggttcgacggatgctggatgatgcctcgaaggtttgtatgactgcatcccagaggatttttatggcaagggactgccgagagtggttgtgataatgtacttgtaatttaatatttttgttttgttttgtaattgttgtttttgtttgtaattattgttgtttttgtttgtaattgtaattacttttctcccttgccatgcccacgttggtatcacttgatcaccagccttgtggtcgcatgtgaccgagggttactgaatttgtaaatgtatatacatgtctcatTTATCATGATGGTTTCAACAACTCTCAACATttttcaagtagtctatcatcaactcaaagtattggtggtttgattttattggtcagtttctggtggcagcacgatctgtgcagcgttttggcgacagacaaaatgtttcttcctctggagcacaggacaagcagagcagcaactgcgccgtgggtcaacaatgaccagtactaggtaaagtacctgcacgCGGAGTATGGTTacaattgaagcttgttagccatctggctgagccatctatatgctgaaattcggtcAAAACGACGCGatatttgcaaacaaataccagaatagttgatacatcagtgagataATCAGTGAGATAGTCTCCatcagcaaggatacgaagcttataaacacctaacaatacggctatctcgcccagtaaacgcatagagcaacccaatgcatgaaataggcactcacgtgatcgaaattcaaatcgcggagatactcatgaaatcgctttcatttctgaataggaaccatgcagtgtactccttttgtaaatatttctgctaattgttcactcaggcgtggtctgggccagtgcaggtgtgtgttatgctgtgatggcatcatagggagagtcttagGCTGGTGGGCTAATCGATATGCTGAACGTAATGCAGACAAACTGAtagtcacttgattccaagtgattttaaggtcattggaatagattatggttgtgtttttcgagatttgaatatcgatcacgtgagtgcctatttcaggcattggattgctctatgcgtttactgggcgagatagccgtattgttaggtgtttataagcttcgtatccttgctgttggagactatctcactgatgtatcaactattctggtatttgtttgcaaatatCGCGTCGTTTTgaccgaatttcagcatatagatggctcagccagatggctaacaagcttcaattgtAACCATACTCCGcgtgcaggtactttacctagtactggtcattgctgacccacggcgcagttgctgctctgcttgtcctgtgctccagaggaagaaacattttgtctgtcgccaaaaagctgcacagatcgtgctgccaccagaaactgaccaataaaatcaaaccaccaatactttgagttgatgatagactacttgaacaatgttgagagtgaatatcgtggcatacgaagaaccctacgaaccgctgcaacgaaaaatcacgtgattttaagacatttgtaccgttttctaccagaagaaagtgacaaacttggctgccacgctgatgttatttaagttacacttagcctaacacatgacaatagttagatagttgattggaggatatcgatttttcgcgttgcggaccctaccagagctccattaaggccccacaccacacatacggatcgccactgggctcgggaaaagcagccagcaaaaccagaccactcaagtctagctga
This portion of the Dysidea avara chromosome 12, odDysAvar1.4, whole genome shotgun sequence genome encodes:
- the LOC136241099 gene encoding uncharacterized protein, whose product is MMEKDYWMSLGFVPQNVSLFMATRTFELWEETLLNFWYKAKSNSPDGCTGYFKWYVNHKIPMNLFPVLLPVLQLELGRTAHLPLMDCGLHVQGLDDLVMLTGCVNNGNAVYRAIVYKQKFGQELIWSQFSRDLLSNTTNLNYIIELNLPVCNLSSDQLRQIGITFPNLQRLDLSQNEVCLRRLQSLRTIASYCHHLQGLNLFGIPAVKVEDQIQFWEILSDMKLTHLAIDLCLTLPSTEDDKQKMIKMFEKCSSLQVLEANIGFCHQINMKLTILSHFSSLVFYRTHSISIDQSAVLQDLLAGCKALKFLSVTVHSSRISVLQSFPLISYCSLQQLLVTSIATDLSDNFTSMISVHGGLEHVVLYVRSVTSEGVTVLVKNSPSLMTFHVIARIFQHTETHERIDPNVLEMRIKQEYSQHRLFVFGSYIIKVDSWLDLLDHHRNSDLFSMWSLT